The Streptomyces sp. NBC_01268 genome window below encodes:
- the der gene encoding ribosome biogenesis GTPase Der, with amino-acid sequence MNDQHDHGALGDAEYAEFMELAAEEGFDIEDVEGAIEEAGHGPLPVLAVVGRPNVGKSTLVNRIIGRREAVVEDKPGVTRDRVTYEAEWAGRRFKVVDTGGWEQDVLGIDASVAAQAEYAIEASDACLFVVDATVGATDTDEAVVKLLRRAGKPVVLAANKVDGQSGEADATALWSLGLGEPYPVSSLHGRGTGDLLDAVLEALPEAPEQRFGNALGGPRRIALIGRPNVGKSSLLNKVAGEDRVVVNELAGTTRDPVDELIVLGGKTWKFVDTAGIRKKVHLQEGADYYASLRTAAAVEKAEVAVILIDTTDNISVQDQRIITMAVESGRAVVIAYNKWDELDEERRYYLEREIETEMQQVAWAPRVNVSAKTGRHMDKLVPAIETAIAGWETRVPTGRLNAFLGEIVAAHPHPIRGGKQPRILFGTQAGTKPPRFVLFASGFLEHGYRRFVERRLREEFGFEGTPIHISVRVREKRGKKK; translated from the coding sequence ATGAACGACCAGCACGACCACGGGGCACTTGGCGACGCCGAGTACGCGGAGTTCATGGAGCTCGCCGCGGAAGAGGGCTTCGACATCGAGGACGTCGAGGGCGCGATCGAGGAGGCCGGGCACGGCCCGCTCCCCGTCCTCGCCGTCGTCGGTCGTCCCAATGTCGGCAAGTCGACCCTGGTCAACCGGATCATCGGCCGCCGCGAGGCCGTCGTCGAGGACAAGCCGGGCGTCACCCGCGACCGCGTCACCTACGAGGCCGAGTGGGCCGGCCGCCGCTTCAAGGTCGTCGACACCGGCGGCTGGGAGCAGGACGTCCTCGGCATCGACGCCTCCGTCGCCGCCCAGGCCGAGTACGCCATCGAGGCCTCCGACGCCTGCCTCTTCGTCGTCGACGCCACCGTCGGCGCCACCGACACCGACGAGGCCGTCGTCAAGCTGCTGCGCCGCGCCGGGAAGCCGGTCGTCCTCGCCGCCAACAAGGTCGACGGCCAGTCCGGCGAGGCCGACGCCACCGCCCTGTGGTCGCTCGGCCTCGGCGAGCCGTACCCGGTCTCCTCGCTGCACGGCCGCGGCACCGGCGACCTCCTCGACGCCGTCCTGGAGGCCCTGCCCGAGGCGCCCGAGCAGCGCTTCGGCAACGCCCTCGGCGGCCCGCGCCGCATCGCGCTGATCGGCCGCCCGAACGTCGGCAAGTCCTCCCTGCTCAACAAGGTCGCCGGCGAGGACCGTGTCGTCGTCAACGAGCTCGCGGGCACCACCCGCGACCCGGTCGACGAGCTGATCGTGCTCGGCGGCAAGACCTGGAAGTTCGTCGACACGGCCGGCATCCGCAAGAAGGTGCACCTCCAGGAGGGCGCGGACTACTACGCCTCCCTGCGCACGGCCGCCGCCGTCGAGAAGGCCGAGGTGGCCGTCATCCTCATCGACACCACCGACAACATCTCCGTCCAGGACCAGCGCATCATCACGATGGCGGTCGAGTCGGGCCGCGCCGTCGTCATCGCCTACAACAAGTGGGACGAGCTCGACGAGGAGCGCCGCTACTACCTCGAGCGCGAGATCGAGACCGAGATGCAGCAGGTCGCCTGGGCGCCCCGGGTCAACGTCTCCGCCAAGACCGGCCGCCACATGGACAAGCTGGTCCCGGCCATCGAGACCGCCATCGCCGGCTGGGAGACCCGTGTCCCCACCGGCCGGCTGAACGCGTTCCTGGGCGAGATCGTCGCCGCCCACCCGCACCCGATCCGCGGCGGCAAGCAGCCCCGCATCCTCTTCGGCACGCAGGCGGGCACCAAGCCGCCGCGCTTCGTGCTCTTCGCCTCCGGCTTCCTGGAGCACGGCTACCGCCGCTTCGTCGAGCGCCGCCTGCGCGAGGAGTTCGGCTTCGAGGGCACCCCGATCCACATCTCGGTGCGGGTGCGCGAGAAGCGCGGCAAGAAGAAGTAG